A genomic segment from Aegilops tauschii subsp. strangulata cultivar AL8/78 chromosome 1, Aet v6.0, whole genome shotgun sequence encodes:
- the LOC109766513 gene encoding branched-chain amino acid aminotransferase 2, chloroplastic yields the protein MDCGTASHGALLAAAPLAVRRPRLLPLSPPPSTPSIQIQNRLYSMSLLPLRKARGMGICEASLASNYTQTSEFADLDWENLGFGLVQTDYMYTAKCGPDGNFDKGGMVPFGPIEMNPASGVLNYGQGLFEGLKAYRKTDGSILLFRPMENAMRMQTGAERMCMPAPPVEQFVDAVKQTVLANKRWVPPTGKGSLYIRPLLVGSGAVLGLAPAPEYTFIIFSSPVGNYFKEGLAPINLIVEDKFHRATPGGTGGVKTIGNYASVLMAQKIAKEKGYSDVLYLDAVEKKYLEEVSSCNIFVVKGNVISTPAIKGTILPGITRKSIIDVALTKGFQVEERLVSVDELLDADEVFCTGTAVVVSPVGSITYQGKRIEYAGNQGVGAVSRQLYTSLTSLQMGQVEDPMGWTVQLN from the exons ATGGATTGCGGCACAGCCTCGCACGGCGCCCTGCTCGCCGCCGCGCCGCTCGCCGTCCGGCGGCCCCGGCTGCTGCCcctctcgccgccgccgtcgacgccgTCCATTCAG ATTCAGAACCGACTTTATTCGATGTCACTGCTTCCGCTTCGAAAGGCCCGAGGCATGGGAATATGCGAGGCTTCTCTAGCAAGTAACTACAC GCAGACATCAGAGTTTGCTGATTTGGATTGGGAGAACCTTGGTTTTGGACTCGTGCAAACTGACTATATGTATACTGCAAAATGTGGGCCAGATGGGAACTTTGACAAGGGTGGAATGGTGCCGTTTGGGCCAATAGAAATGAACCCAGCATCCGGAGTCCTGAATTATGGACAG GGATTGTTCGAAGGCCTAAAGGCGTATAGAAAAACTGATGGCTCCATCCTGTTGTTTCGCCCAATGGAAAATGCAATGAGGATGCAAACTGGCGCCGAGAGGATGTGCATGCCTGCACCTCCTGTCGAGCAATTTGTGGATGCAGTAAAACAAACCGTTTTAGCAAACAAGAGATGG GTGCCTCCTACCGGTAAAGGTTCTTTGTACATTAGGCCACTACTCGTGGGAAGTGGGGCTGTTCTTGGTCTTGCACCTGCTCCTGAGTACACATTCATTATTTTTTCCTCCCCTGTTGGGAACTACTTTAAG GAAGGATTAGCGCCAATAAATTTGATAGTTGAAGACAAGTTTCATCGGGCCACCCCTGGTGGAACTGGAGGTGTTAAGACCATTGGGAATTATGCCTCG GTCTTGATGGCACAGAAGATTGCAAAGGAGAAAGGTTATTCTGATGTTCTCTACTTGGATGCTGTTGAGAAAAAGTATCTTGAAGAAGTATCTTCGTGTAATATTTTTGTTGTGAAG GGCAATGTTATTTCAACTCCAGCAATAAAAGGAACAATATTGCCGGGCATCACAAGGAAAAGTATAATTGATGTTGCTCTGACTAAAGGCTTCCAG GTCGAGGAGCGGCTTGTGTCGGTGGATGAGTTGCTTGATGCCGACGAAGTGTTCTGCACAGGGACCGCCGTCGTTGTGTCTCCCGTAGGCAGCATTACATATCAAGGGAAAAG GATAGAGTATGCTGGCAACCAGGGAGTCGGCGCGGTGTCTCGGCAACTGTACACCTCGCTAACAAGCCTCCAGATGGGCCAGGTGGAGGACCCCATGGGCTGGACCGTGCAACTGAATTAG